A stretch of Eubalaena glacialis isolate mEubGla1 chromosome 10, mEubGla1.1.hap2.+ XY, whole genome shotgun sequence DNA encodes these proteins:
- the EIF4G2 gene encoding eukaryotic translation initiation factor 4 gamma 2 isoform X2: protein MGRAWRGGFSFLPSPSLPTPSINIILLKILRCQAAKVESAIAEGGASRFSASSGGGGSRGAPQHYPKTAGNSEFLGKTPGQNAQKWIPARSTRRDDNSAANNSANEKERHDAIFRKVRGILNKLTPEKFDKLCLELLNVGVESKLILKGVILLIVDKALEEPKYSSLYAQLCLRLAEDAPNFDGPAAEGQPGQKQSTTFRRLLISKLQDEFENRTRNVDVYDKRENPLLPEEEEQRAIAKIKMLGNIKFIGELGKLDLIHESILHKCIKTLLEKKKRVQLKDMGEDLECLCQIMRTVGPRLDHERAKSLMDQYFARMCSLMLSKELPARIRFLLQDTVELREHHWVPRKAFLDNGPKTINQIRQDAVKDLGVFIPAPMAQGMRSDFFLEGPFMPPRMKMDRDPLGGLADMFGQMPGSGIGTGPGVIQDRFSPTMGRHRSNQLFNGHGGHIMPPTQSQFGEMGGKFMKSQISLRPAQSFLMNKNQVPKLQPQITMIPPSAQPPRTQTPPLGQTPQLGLKTNPPLIQEKPAKTSKKPPPSKEELLKLTETVVTEYLNSGNANEAVNGVREMRAPKHFLPEMLSKVIILSLDRSDEDKEKASSLISLLKQEGIATSDNFMQAFLNVLDQCPKLEVDIPLVKSYLAQFAARAIISELVSISELAQPLESGTHFPLFLLCLQQLAKLQDREWLTELFQQSKVNMQKMLPEIDQNKDRMLEILEGKGLSFLFPLLKLEKELLKQIKLDPSPQTIYKWIKDNISPKLHVDKGFVNILMTSFLQYISSEVNPPSDETDSSSAPSKEQLEQEKQLLLSFKPVMQKFLHDHVDLQVSALYALQVHCYNSNFPKGMLLRFFVHFYDMEIIEEEAFLAWKEDITQEFPGKGKALFQVNQWLTWLETAEEEESEEEAD, encoded by the exons ATGGGAAGAGCGTGGCGGGGCG gtttttcatttcttccatccccttccctccccaccccatccattaatattattcttttgaaGATTCTTCGTTGTCAAGCCGCCAAAGTGGAGAGTGCGATTGCAGAAGGGGGTGCTTCTCGTTTCAG TGCTTCTTCGGGCGGAGGAGGAAGTAGGGGTGCACCTCAGCACTATCCCAAGACTGCTGGCAACAG CGAGTTCCTGGGGAAAACCCCAGGGCAAAACGCTCAGAAATGGATTCCTGCACGAAGCACTAGACGAGATGACAACTCCGCAGCAAACAACTCCGCAAATGAAAAAGAACGACATGATGCAATCTTCAGGAAAGTAAGAGG CATACTAAATAAGCTTACTCCTGAGAAGTTTGACAAGCTATGCCTTGAGCTCCTCAATGTGGGTGTAGAGTCTAAACTCATCCTTAAAGGGGTCATACTGCTG ATTGTGGACAAAGCCCTAGAAGAGCCAAAGTATAGCTCACTGTATGCTCAGCTATGTCTGCGATTGGCAGAAGATGCACCAAACTTTGATGGCCCAGCAGCAGAGGGTCAGCCAGGACAGAAGCAAAGCACA ACATTCAGACGCCTCCTAATTTCCAAATTACAAGATGAATTTGAAAACCGAACCAGAAATGTTGATG TTTATGATAAGCGTGAAAATCCCCTCCTCCCCGAGGAGGAGGAACAGAGAGCCATTgccaagatcaagatgttgggGAACATCAAATTCATTGGAGAACTTGGAAAGCTTGATCTTATTCATGAATCTATCCTTCATAAGTGCATCAAAACA cttttggaaaaaaagaagagagtccAACTCAAAGATATGGGAGAGGATTTGGAGTGCCTCTGTCAGATAATGAGGACAGTGGGACCTAGGTTAGACCATGAACGAGCCAAG tccttAATGGATCAGTACTTTGCCCGAATGTGCTCCTTAATGTTAAGTAAGGAATTGCCAGCGAGGATTCGTTTCCTGCTGCAG GATACCGTAGAGTTGAGAGAACACCATTGGGTTCCTCGCAAGGCTTTTCTTGACAATGGACCAAAGACGATCAATCAAATCCGTCAAGATGCAGTAAAA GATCTAGGAGTGTTTATTCCTGCTCCTATGGCTCAAGGGATGAGAAGTGACTTCTTTCTGGAGGGACCGTTCATGCCACCCAGGATGAAAATGGATAGGGACCCACTTGGAGGACTTGCTGATATGTTTGGACAAATGCCAG GTAGCGGAATTGGTACTGGTCCAGGAGTTATCCAGGATAGATTTTCACCCACCATGGGGCGTCATCGTTCAAATCAACTCTTCAATGGCCATGGGGGACACATCATGCCTCCCACACAGTCGCAGTTTGGGGAGATGGGAGGCAAGTTTATGAAAAGCCAG ATTAGCCTGAGGCCTGCTCAGTCTTTCCTAATGAATAAAAATCAAGTGCCAAAGCTTCAGCCCCAGATAACTATGATTCCTCCTAGTGCACAACCACCACGCACTCAAACACCACCTCTGGGACAG ACACCTCAGCTTGGTCTCAAAACTAATCCACCACTTATTCAGGAAAAGCCTGCCAAGACCAGTAAAAAGCCACCGCCATCAAAGGAAGAACTGCTTAAATTAACC GAAACTGTTGTAACCGAATATCTGAATAGTGGAAATGCAAACGAAGCTGTCAACGGTGTAAGAGAGATGAGGGCTCCTAAACACTTTCTCCCCGAGATGTTAAGCAAAGTAATCATCCTGTCACTAGACAGAAGTgatgaagataaagaaaaagcaagttCTTTGATCAGTTTACTCAAACAGGAAGGGATAGCCACAAGTGACAACTTCATGCAG GCTTTCCTGAATGTATTGGACCAGTGCCCCAAACTGGAGGTTGACATCCCCTTGGTGAAATCATATTTAGCACAGTTTGCAGCTCGTGCTATCATTTCGGAGCTGGTGAGCATTTCAGAACTAGCTCAACCACTGGAAAGTGGCACCCATTTTCCTCTGTTCTTACTTTGTCTTCAGCAATTAGCTAAATTACAAGATCGAGAATGGTTAACAGAGCTTTTCCAACAAAGCAAGGTCAATATGCAGAAAATGCTCCCAG AAATTGATCAGAATAAGGACCGCATGTTGGAGATCTTGGAAGGAAAGGGACTGAGTTTCTTATTCCCACTCCTCAAATTGGAGAAGGAACTGTTAAAGCAAATAAAGTTGGATCCATCTCCTCAAACCATATATAAGTGGATTAAAGATAACATCTCTCCCAAACTTCATGTAGATAAAGGATTTGTGAACATCTTAATGACTAG CTTCTTACAGTACATTTCTAGTGAAGTAAACCCACCCAGTGATGAAACAGATTCTTCCTCTGCTCCTTCCAAAGAACAGTTAGAGCAGGAAAAACAACTGCTTCTTTCCTTCAAGCCAGTAATGCAGAAATTCCTTCATGATCACGTTGATCTACAAGTCAGTGCCCTCTATGCTCTTCAGGTGCACTGCTACAATAGCAACTTCCCGAAAG GCATGTTACTCCGCTTTTTTGTTCACTTCTATGACATGGAGATTATTGAAGAAGAAGCTTTCTTGGCTTGGAAAGAAGATATAACCCAAGAGTTTCCAGGGAAAGGCAAGGCTTTGTTCCAG GTGAATCAGTGGCTAACCTGGCTAGAAACTGCTGAAGAAGAAGAATCAGAGGAAGAAGCTGACTAA
- the EIF4G2 gene encoding eukaryotic translation initiation factor 4 gamma 2 isoform X1, translating into MGRAWRGGFSFLPSPSLPTPSINIILLKILRCQAAKVESAIAEGGASRFSASSGGGGSRGAPQHYPKTAGNSEFLGKTPGQNAQKWIPARSTRRDDNSAANNSANEKERHDAIFRKVRGILNKLTPEKFDKLCLELLNVGVESKLILKGVILLIVDKALEEPKYSSLYAQLCLRLAEDAPNFDGPAAEGQPGQKQSTTFRRLLISKLQDEFENRTRNVDVYDKRENPLLPEEEEQRAIAKIKMLGNIKFIGELGKLDLIHESILHKCIKTLLEKKKRVQLKDMGEDLECLCQIMRTVGPRLDHERAKSLMDQYFARMCSLMLSKELPARIRFLLQDTVELREHHWVPRKAFLDNGPKTINQIRQDAVKDLGVFIPAPMAQGMRSDFFLEGPFMPPRMKMDRDPLGGLADMFGQMPGSGIGTGPGVIQDRFSPTMGRHRSNQLFNGHGGHIMPPTQSQFGEMGGKFMKSQGLSQLYHNQSQGLLSQLQGQSKDMPPRFSKKGQLNADEISLRPAQSFLMNKNQVPKLQPQITMIPPSAQPPRTQTPPLGQTPQLGLKTNPPLIQEKPAKTSKKPPPSKEELLKLTETVVTEYLNSGNANEAVNGVREMRAPKHFLPEMLSKVIILSLDRSDEDKEKASSLISLLKQEGIATSDNFMQAFLNVLDQCPKLEVDIPLVKSYLAQFAARAIISELVSISELAQPLESGTHFPLFLLCLQQLAKLQDREWLTELFQQSKVNMQKMLPEIDQNKDRMLEILEGKGLSFLFPLLKLEKELLKQIKLDPSPQTIYKWIKDNISPKLHVDKGFVNILMTSFLQYISSEVNPPSDETDSSSAPSKEQLEQEKQLLLSFKPVMQKFLHDHVDLQVSALYALQVHCYNSNFPKGMLLRFFVHFYDMEIIEEEAFLAWKEDITQEFPGKGKALFQVNQWLTWLETAEEEESEEEAD; encoded by the exons ATGGGAAGAGCGTGGCGGGGCG gtttttcatttcttccatccccttccctccccaccccatccattaatattattcttttgaaGATTCTTCGTTGTCAAGCCGCCAAAGTGGAGAGTGCGATTGCAGAAGGGGGTGCTTCTCGTTTCAG TGCTTCTTCGGGCGGAGGAGGAAGTAGGGGTGCACCTCAGCACTATCCCAAGACTGCTGGCAACAG CGAGTTCCTGGGGAAAACCCCAGGGCAAAACGCTCAGAAATGGATTCCTGCACGAAGCACTAGACGAGATGACAACTCCGCAGCAAACAACTCCGCAAATGAAAAAGAACGACATGATGCAATCTTCAGGAAAGTAAGAGG CATACTAAATAAGCTTACTCCTGAGAAGTTTGACAAGCTATGCCTTGAGCTCCTCAATGTGGGTGTAGAGTCTAAACTCATCCTTAAAGGGGTCATACTGCTG ATTGTGGACAAAGCCCTAGAAGAGCCAAAGTATAGCTCACTGTATGCTCAGCTATGTCTGCGATTGGCAGAAGATGCACCAAACTTTGATGGCCCAGCAGCAGAGGGTCAGCCAGGACAGAAGCAAAGCACA ACATTCAGACGCCTCCTAATTTCCAAATTACAAGATGAATTTGAAAACCGAACCAGAAATGTTGATG TTTATGATAAGCGTGAAAATCCCCTCCTCCCCGAGGAGGAGGAACAGAGAGCCATTgccaagatcaagatgttgggGAACATCAAATTCATTGGAGAACTTGGAAAGCTTGATCTTATTCATGAATCTATCCTTCATAAGTGCATCAAAACA cttttggaaaaaaagaagagagtccAACTCAAAGATATGGGAGAGGATTTGGAGTGCCTCTGTCAGATAATGAGGACAGTGGGACCTAGGTTAGACCATGAACGAGCCAAG tccttAATGGATCAGTACTTTGCCCGAATGTGCTCCTTAATGTTAAGTAAGGAATTGCCAGCGAGGATTCGTTTCCTGCTGCAG GATACCGTAGAGTTGAGAGAACACCATTGGGTTCCTCGCAAGGCTTTTCTTGACAATGGACCAAAGACGATCAATCAAATCCGTCAAGATGCAGTAAAA GATCTAGGAGTGTTTATTCCTGCTCCTATGGCTCAAGGGATGAGAAGTGACTTCTTTCTGGAGGGACCGTTCATGCCACCCAGGATGAAAATGGATAGGGACCCACTTGGAGGACTTGCTGATATGTTTGGACAAATGCCAG GTAGCGGAATTGGTACTGGTCCAGGAGTTATCCAGGATAGATTTTCACCCACCATGGGGCGTCATCGTTCAAATCAACTCTTCAATGGCCATGGGGGACACATCATGCCTCCCACACAGTCGCAGTTTGGGGAGATGGGAGGCAAGTTTATGAAAAGCCAG GGGCTAAGCCAGCTCTACCATAACCAGAGTCAGGGACTCTTATCCCAGCTGCAAGGACAGTCGAAGGATATGCCACCTCGGTTTTCTAAGAAAGGACAGCTTAATGCAGATGAG ATTAGCCTGAGGCCTGCTCAGTCTTTCCTAATGAATAAAAATCAAGTGCCAAAGCTTCAGCCCCAGATAACTATGATTCCTCCTAGTGCACAACCACCACGCACTCAAACACCACCTCTGGGACAG ACACCTCAGCTTGGTCTCAAAACTAATCCACCACTTATTCAGGAAAAGCCTGCCAAGACCAGTAAAAAGCCACCGCCATCAAAGGAAGAACTGCTTAAATTAACC GAAACTGTTGTAACCGAATATCTGAATAGTGGAAATGCAAACGAAGCTGTCAACGGTGTAAGAGAGATGAGGGCTCCTAAACACTTTCTCCCCGAGATGTTAAGCAAAGTAATCATCCTGTCACTAGACAGAAGTgatgaagataaagaaaaagcaagttCTTTGATCAGTTTACTCAAACAGGAAGGGATAGCCACAAGTGACAACTTCATGCAG GCTTTCCTGAATGTATTGGACCAGTGCCCCAAACTGGAGGTTGACATCCCCTTGGTGAAATCATATTTAGCACAGTTTGCAGCTCGTGCTATCATTTCGGAGCTGGTGAGCATTTCAGAACTAGCTCAACCACTGGAAAGTGGCACCCATTTTCCTCTGTTCTTACTTTGTCTTCAGCAATTAGCTAAATTACAAGATCGAGAATGGTTAACAGAGCTTTTCCAACAAAGCAAGGTCAATATGCAGAAAATGCTCCCAG AAATTGATCAGAATAAGGACCGCATGTTGGAGATCTTGGAAGGAAAGGGACTGAGTTTCTTATTCCCACTCCTCAAATTGGAGAAGGAACTGTTAAAGCAAATAAAGTTGGATCCATCTCCTCAAACCATATATAAGTGGATTAAAGATAACATCTCTCCCAAACTTCATGTAGATAAAGGATTTGTGAACATCTTAATGACTAG CTTCTTACAGTACATTTCTAGTGAAGTAAACCCACCCAGTGATGAAACAGATTCTTCCTCTGCTCCTTCCAAAGAACAGTTAGAGCAGGAAAAACAACTGCTTCTTTCCTTCAAGCCAGTAATGCAGAAATTCCTTCATGATCACGTTGATCTACAAGTCAGTGCCCTCTATGCTCTTCAGGTGCACTGCTACAATAGCAACTTCCCGAAAG GCATGTTACTCCGCTTTTTTGTTCACTTCTATGACATGGAGATTATTGAAGAAGAAGCTTTCTTGGCTTGGAAAGAAGATATAACCCAAGAGTTTCCAGGGAAAGGCAAGGCTTTGTTCCAG GTGAATCAGTGGCTAACCTGGCTAGAAACTGCTGAAGAAGAAGAATCAGAGGAAGAAGCTGACTAA